One genomic segment of Fundulus heteroclitus isolate FHET01 chromosome 10, MU-UCD_Fhet_4.1, whole genome shotgun sequence includes these proteins:
- the zgc:56095 gene encoding ferritin, lower subunit, with protein sequence MQTALKQNYHAETEGDINKLINLKLNASYTFLSLGMYFDRDDVALPHFSSFFLERSLKERDQAEKLLEYQNTRGGRILLQTVAKPSREDWKGGLDALTFSLEYQKSLNTRILDVHRRADGHNDPHLCDYLEQEFLIDSHDTIKKLGNYIGSLTRLTSSEPHGSMGEYLFDRHTL encoded by the exons ATGCAGACTGCCTTGAAACAAAACTATCATGCTGAGACTGAAGGAGACATCAACAAGCTCATCAACCTGAAGCTCAACGCCTCCTACACCTTCCTTTCCTTG GGAATGTACTTCGACAGGGATGATGTTGCTCTGCCGCACTTCTCCAGTTTTTTCCTGGAGCGCTCCTTGAAGGAGAGGGACCAGGCTGAGAAGCTGCTGGAATACCAGAACACCAGAGGGGGCCGCATTTTGCTCCAGACTGTCGCC AAGCCATCAAGGGAGGACTGGAAAGGTGGTCTGGATGCGTTGACTTTTTCCCTGGAGTACCAGAAGTCCCTGAACACGCGTATCCTGGATGTTCACCGCAGGGCTGATGGCCACAATGACCCACAT ctGTGTGACTACCTTGAGCAGGAATTTCTCATCGACAGCCACGACACCATCAAAAAGCTGGGCAACTACATCGGCAGTCTGACCCGCCTGACTTCATCTGAACCTCATGGATCCATGGGAGAATACCTGTTTGATAGACAcactctttaa
- the syt5b gene encoding synaptotagmin Vb — protein MRLGSGGLRARRAAEPSEPESEETTEPAHHEHAHPEHHHEHTHPEHHPGHDYNHMKEKFMNELHHLPLPMWAVGAIVVLVLVLVACFIFCVFKKCFGKKKKPKKARERKAAGRRRKEKEGDGEAGDKDGEAKKDGEEEEKEQEKLGKLEFSLDYNFTDSQLIVGILQAQDLAAMDMGGTSDPYVKVFLLPDKKKKFETKVQRKNLSPVFNETFIFKIPYAELGGKILILQVFDFDRFSKHDMIGEIKIPMSSVDLGQPMQQWRDLESGEKEEEKLGDICISLRYVPTAGKLTVNIMEAKNLKKMDVGGLSDPFVKIVLQQNGKRIKKKKTTVKKNTLNPYFNESFSFEVPFEQIQKVQVVITVYDYDKLGSNDPIGKTFMGYGATGVGLRHWSDMLANPRRPVAQWHTLMPEEEVDAALKAKPR, from the exons ATGAGGCTGGGCAGCGGCGGGCTCCGGGCCCGCAGGGCCGCCGAGCCGTCCGAACCAGAATCCGAGGAAACGACGGAGCCGGCCCATCACGAGCACGCTCATCCAGAACACCATCACGAGCACACGCATCCAGAACACCACCCGGGTCACGACTACAACCACATGAAGGAGAAGTTCATGAATGAGCTGCATCATCTGCCAC TGCCCATGTGGGCGGTGGGAGCCATTGTTGTGCTGGTCCTGGTCTTAGTCGCCTGCTTCATCTTCTGTGTTTTCAAAAAATGCTTTGGCAAGAAGAAAAAGCCGAAGAAAGCGAGGGAGAGGAAGGCAGCGGGTCGCCGCAGAAAGGAGAAGGAAGGCGACGGGGAGGCAGGAGATAAG GACGGAGAGGCGAAAAAGGAcggggaagaggaggagaaagaacagGAGAAGTTGGGGAAGCTGGAATTCTCCTTGGACTACAACTTCACAGATTCTCAG CTCATCGTGGGCATCCTTCAGGCTCAGGACCTTGCTGCCATGGACATGGGGGGAACGTCGGACCCTTACGTCAAAGTGTTCCTGCTGCCcgacaagaagaagaagtttgAGACCAAAGTTCAGCGTAAAAACCTGAGTCCCGTTTTCAACGAGACTTTTATCTTTAAG ATTCCCTATGCGGAGTTGGGTGGAAAAATCTTGATTCTGCAGGTTTTCGACTTTGATCGTTTTTCCAAACACGACATGATCGGCGAAATTAAGATCCCCATGAGCAGCGTCGATCTGGGCCAGCCAATGCAGCAATGGAGGGACCTGGAAAGTGGAGAGAAGGAAGAG GAAAAATTGGGAGATATTTGCATTTCTTTGCGCTACGTTCCCACTGCTGGAAAGCTGACGGTGAACATCATGGAGGCGAAAAACCTCAAGAAAATGGATGTTGGTGGCTTATCGG ACCCCTTCGTAAAGATCGTTCTGCAGCAGAACGGGAAGCGgattaagaagaagaagacaacaGTGAAGAAAAACACGCTCAATCCCTACTTTAATGAAAGCTTCAGCTTTGAAGTCCCCTTTGAGCAAATACAG aaagtgCAGGTTGTGATTACAGTGTATGACTATGACAAACTGGGCAGCAATGACCCCATCGGGAAGACCTTTATGGGCTACGGAGCCACAGGTGTCGGCCTGCGCCACTGGTCCGACATGCTGGCCAATCCCCGGCGTCCAGTAGCCCAGTGGCACACCCTCATGCCTGAGGAGGAGGTGGACGCAGCACTCAAAGCTAAACCTCGTTAA